In Aquila chrysaetos chrysaetos chromosome 10, bAquChr1.4, whole genome shotgun sequence, the following proteins share a genomic window:
- the IGSF10 gene encoding immunoglobulin superfamily member 10 isoform X1, translating into MLACFVFLVGICPFAFAVKGGSVVVFCRMKAIRGCRPQWLGTLLALCLTTLPSSIACPRLCACYVPTEVHCTFRYFTSIPPHIPPNVERINLGYNSLLKLTERDFSGLEKLELLMLHSNEINTIPDKVFSDLCSLQVLKMSYNKVRVLQQDVFYGLKSLVRLHMDHNKIEFVNPNVFYGLTSLRLVHLEGNLLKQLHPDTFVTLRYSQIFKISFVKHIYLSDNMLTSLPQELFSYMSELESIYLHGNPWSCDCNLQWFAEWAKGRPDVIKCKKDRSSGGQQCPVCASPKNRNGKSLLDIPSASLTCTKPAIHDSLKFKNLTVPDDGDFSSVSPKDFIAPIGSMVLNMTDQAGSRGNLVCTIQKPKEMSPISFDKDGNSTVLKTSFSAYLVCGIDYEHIQQLWSILALYSNSPLKLERNVLATNVPFISYKYKQIYSEKDELFTNIETELRAEPSWLMQSKVALQLDRTATTLNTLHIQYFTDAQIILPSTDKKQVRNKWTIISRDNKTQTEHTVLVGGTVELKCQAIGEPAPAIEWILADGSKVRAPYISEDGRIIVVKTGTFTLRTADTFDTGLYHCIGTNYNDADTLTFRITVVDPYVEHNSVNGAQRSTFVGSTLYLPCTSTAVPDAAISWVLPEHAILHHSVRNKHIFDNGTLRIQGVTERDSGYFRCVAANQYGVDLLVFQVLVRKDKTTLKKKHVDVGEWEEGGGSGNAMLASATTQKQPLATLATLTANQESAASASRNRVAQSASKRNSYGKMTYRHYRDKISRQFRGHRRQFVSSARRVDPQRWAALLEKTKRNSILIEKRGEVATKPPIQVRKFSEVPEHEEETSGDLVSPEEEFTMPLTETATVSTLGRAMESVITAGPETTASNTPARTTSLLVAEAVTPLPSPFSQSVSSDSRRPQTYLTPTNSWERSDLSQISANGIKQSAISNGASRTSTLFPAGQRSVYSGQSNNQHLKSVSTTPVTDVTDTSKSVTSQNAMDKLHVFTESIDKISTKTDHQISVVTVSEPSPEFGHIYFHSTQKQVTPKPPLASTIITHQQIQIIQDVTTHTPQAQQQYGRRRKISGRRQIVRPGRIPSMKEHRYSFGRPGSVRGSTTVTADVQLNMKHVSNLPTLNNSSSSINPFSPEAPLSSPSTMNMPLEHPVGTHQNTAFLREEESEPSARQKATTTVTPFITKGTQDTPQWKLESSAPFQTNADIQPFSIRLPTMGIHTAHIATEITHTISTKTSSTLELVSPSIKPRTSPKNSQRGKITWEHLFGNGTQKVLLKKLPKQRTDRFPSTEVSTMLPKTMAALSTSKISPLHCTPISTGGNHSSGFLSLNKPIHYGHGKSEEHLPTAKLHSYSNLATSATEEMDVTSLKPTVTPISTPQSDTKSKIFGVGRKRGQRRKRPPKTSTSQSLTAGRSTAAIPSVNTATPVMTTVKSGTTPTSFMPAKPLSESASAVSVTEVPALWILNAPAVPQHVPTAATQTPVTPVTRRNIQSATLPPDSRTVQSPTMPIQPSSTTSARPARVCAASGSEPAQQTKATTATAGENSHLKTEQRVIQENHAAQPRVPARTESSAPAANTDITPHSAQHPTPLPAPTAAVPPAHTARTTSPLGAGIKFWQKPFAEVTERGNTLTVNTLTILKSSQIATPRAPLWGRDKDSSVKGWSEKRQGQETITTNPVALESLSRNHFAKPRIIGGKLAAFTVLANSEAFIPCEATGNPRPTIQWTKILSGTDALGGRGDSRWMVFANGTLSIARASLEDRGQYLCTAANPHGTARLLVTLSVVAYPPRITGGRWQLLTAHSGKPVAVKCKAEGRPPPTMSWVLANKTHISDSSAGNDKVHVEPDGTLIIKEVTVYDRGLYTCMAKNPAGTDMLVVKLQVIAAPPTILEEKRQHVEGMMGENLKLPCTVKGNPQPTVHWVLFDGTVVKPLQFVNAKLFLFSNGTLHLSNIAPADSGNYECIATSSTGSERRVVSLVVEHRDTLPKIATASQEMTQLNFGDKLLLNCTATGEPKPRIIWRLPSKAVVDQWHRMGSRIHVYPNGSLVIEAVTEKDAGDYLCVARNKIGDDLILMKVSITMKPAKIDQKQHFKKLVPYGKDFRVDCKASGSPAPEISWSLPDGTVINNAMLADDSGHRSRRYVLFDNGTLYLNKVGVTEGGDYTCYAENTLGRDEMKIRITVIMAAPQIKHNYKTYVKVKAGGIALLDCEAVGEPKPKIFWLLPSSDMISSSTARHFLHSNGSLSVSQVKLLDAGEYMCVARNPGGDDTKLYKLDVVAKPPIINGLYANKTIMKVTAVRHSKKQIDCRAEGTPPPQIMWIMPDNIFLTAPYYGSRIVVHKNGTLEIRNIRPSDTAEFICVARNDGGESMLVVQLEVLEMLRRPIFKNPFNEKITARPGKTTTLNCSVDGNPPPDISWMLPNGTWFSSGIKTSQFLTGSNGTLTIYNPDGGKAGKYRCAARNKVGYIEKLIILEVGQKPNILTHPTGPVKGISGESLSLHCLSDGSPKPNTAWTLPGGYVLDRPQINWKYILLENGTLVIREATIHDRGNYVCKAHNNAGDSSITVPVVIVAYPPRITNRPPQTIHTMPGAALQLHCIALGIPKPEITWELPDHSVLPTGHQSRAPGSELLHPPGTLVIQNPQPSDSGAYKCTAKNHLGSDFTVTYVHVI; encoded by the exons GTCTTAAAAATGAGTTATAACAAGGTCAGAGTACTTCAGCAGGATGTTTTTTATGGTCTGAAGAGCTTGGTACGGTTGCATATGGACCACAATAAAATTGAATTTGTAAATCCCAATGTTTTCTATGGACTCACATCACTGAGATTGGTCCACCTGGAAGGAAATCTACTTAAGCAGCTTCATCCAGATACTTTTGTCACCTTGCGCTATagccaaatatttaaaatatccttcGTGAAGCACATATATTTGTCTGACAATATGTTGACTTCACTACCACAAGAACTGTTTTCCTACATGTCTGAGCTGGAGAGCATTTACCTTCATGGAAACCCATGGTCCTGTGATTGCAATCTACAGTGGTTTGCAGAATGGGCAAAAGGGAGACCAG atGTTATAAAGTGCAAAAAAGACAGAAGTTCCGGTGGTCAGCAATGCCCAGTTTGTGCTAGTCCCAAAAATCGTAACGGGAAAAGCTTACTGGATATTCCTTCTGCATCTTTAACCTGCACTAAGCCAGCCATACATGACTCcctgaaatttaaaaacctCACAGTGCCAGATGATGGGGATTTCAGTTCTGTATCTCCCAAGGACTTCATAGCTCCTATAGGATCCATGGTTTTGAACATGACTGACCAAGCAGGAAGTCGAGGTAACTTGGTTTGCACCATCCAAAAACCTAAAGAAATGTCTCCCATCTCATTCGACAAAGATGGCAACAGTACAGTACTCAAAACATCATTCTCGGCATATCTTGTGTGTGGCATTGATTATGAACATATTCAGCAGCTATGGAGCATACTGGCACTGTACAGTAATTCCCCCTTAAAACTGGAAAGGAACGTCCTAGCAACTAACGTGCCTTTTATTAGttacaaatataaacaaatcTACTCTGAAAAAGATGAACTTTTTACCAATATAGAGACTGAACTGAGAGCTGAACCATCGTGGTTAATGCAAAGCAAAGTGGCATTACAGCTAGACAGGACAGCAACCACACTTAACACATTGCACATCCAGTACTTTACGGATGCTCAGATTATTTTGCCCAGTACTGACAAAAAACAGGTGAGAAATAAATGGACCATCATCTCCAGggacaacaaaacacaaacgGAGCACACTGTTTTAGTCGGGGGCACCGTAGAACTAAAGTGCCAAGCAATTGGAGAACCAGCTCCTGCAATAGAGTGGATATTGGCCGATGGGAGCAAAGTTAGAGCCCCTTATATCAGTGAGGATGGAAGAATCATAGTAGTTAAAACTGGAACATTCACGTTACGGACAGCTGATACTTTTGACACTGGGCTTTACCACTGCATAGGCACAAATTACAACGATGCAGATACTCTCACATTTAGGATTACTGTGGTCGATCCCTACGTGGAACACAACAGTGTAAATGGAGCCCAACGTTCTACATTTGTTGGCAGCACACTTTACCTTCCCTGTACATCCACTGCTGTTCCAGATGCTGCCATTAGTTGGGTGTTACCTGAGCATGCAATTCTTCATCATTCTGTaagaaacaaacatatttttgacAATGGTACCTTGAGAATACAAGGAGTAACAGAGCGAGACAGTGGCTACTTTCGATGTGTTGCAGCCAACCAGTATGGTGTTGATCTTTTGGTTTTCCAAGTGCTAGTTAGAAAGGACAAAACCActctaaagaaaaagcatgtagaTGTGGGAGAATGGGAAGAGGGTGGTGGCTCTGGTAATGCAATGCTGGCCTCTGCTACAACACAGAAACAGCCTTTAGCTACTCTGGCTACCCTGACAGCTAATCAGGAATCTGCTGCCTCGGCATCCAGAAATCGGGTCGCACAGAGTGCAAGCAAAAGGAACAGCTATGGGAAGATGACTTACAGGCACTACAGGGACAAAATAAGCAGGCAGTTTAGAGGACACAGAAGACAGTTTGTTTCCTCAGCCAGGAGAGTCGATCCACAGCGCTGGGCAGCCTtgttggaaaaaacaaagaggaacTCAATATTGATAGAAAAACGAGGAGAAGTTGCAACAAAACCACCTATTCAAGTCCGTAAGTTCTCAGAAGTACCTGAGCATGAGGAGGAAACATCTGGTGATCTTGTATCTCCAGAAGAAGAATTCACGATGCCACTAACAGAGACAGCCACTGTATCTACTCTGGGGAGAGCAATGGAAAGCGTGATAACTGCAGGGCCTGAGACAACTGCAAGTAACACTCCTGCTAGGACAACCTCTCTCCTGGTTGCAGAGGCAGTAACTCCGCTACCCTCTCCTTTCTCACAGTCTGTGTCATCTGACAGCAGAAGGCCACAAACATATCTAACACCTACAAACTCATGGGAAAGATCTGATTTAAGTCAAATATCAGCAAATGGTATTAAACAATCAGCTATATCAAATGGAGCAAGTAGAACATCTACACTCTTCCCTGCTGGGCAAAGGTCAGTATATTCTGGGCAAAGTAATAACCagcatttaaaatctgtatctACGACACCCGTGACAGATGTTACAGACACCAGCAAGTCTGTAACTTCCCAAAATGCAATGGACAAGCTACATGTTTTTACTGAGTCTATTGATAAGATTTCCACCAAAACAGATCACCAGATATCTGTAGTGACTGTCAGTGAACCAAGTCCTGAATTTggtcacatttattttcatagtaCTCAGAAACAAGTAACTCCTAAGCCACCATTGGCCTCAACTATCATTACTCATCAGCAAATTCAGATTATTCAGGACGTTACAACTCACACACCCCAGGCCCAGCAGCAATATGGAAGACGAAGGAAAATTTCTGGTAGGAGACAAATTGTTAGACCAGGACGTATTCCAAGTATGAAGGAGCACAGATACAGTTTTGGGAGGCCAGGATCTGTCAGAGGAAGTACAACTGTGACTGCAGATGTGCAACTGAATATGAAACATGTATCAAATTTACCAACCTTAAATAATTCAAGCAGCTCCATCAACCCATTTAGCCCAGAAGCACCTCTGTCCTCCCCCTCTACCATGAATATGCCATTGGAGCACCCAGTGGGTACTCATCAAAACACAGCATTCCTCAGGGAAGAGGAAAGTGAACCTAGTGCAAGGCAAAAAGCTACGACAACAGTCACGCCTTTCATTACAAAGGGCACCCAAGATACTCCTCAATGGAAATTAGAGAGCAGTGCTCCATTTCAGACAAATGCTGATATCCAACCTTTTAGCATCAGACTACCAACAATGGGAATCCACACAGCTCATATTGCTACAGAAATTACACATACCATAAGCACTAAGACATCTTCCACCCTTGAATTGGTCTCACCCAGCATTAAGCCTAGAACCTCACCAAAAAATtcccaaagaggaaaaattacttGGGAACATCTCTTTGGAAATGGTACACAAAAAGTGCTTCTGAAGAAGCTACCAAAACAACGGACAGATAGATTTCCATCAACAGAGGTATCGACCATGCTTCCTAAAACTATGGCAGCATTATCTACATCCAAAATATCTCCTTTGCACTGTACACCTATTTCAACAGGTGGGAATCACAGCAGTGGTTTCCTGTCTTTAAACAAACCCATTCATTATGGCCATGGTAAGTCAGAAGAACATCTTCCCACTGCAAAACTGCATTCTTACTCTAACCTTGCAACTAGTGCAACCGAAGAAATGGATGTAACAAGTCTGAAGCCAACAGTTACACCTATTAGTACTCCTCAAAGTGACACCAAAAGTAAAATATTCGGagtgggaagaaagagaggtcagaggaggaagaggcccCCTAAAACATCTACTTCACAAAGCCTGACTGCTGGCCGCAGCACTGCAGCAATTCCCTCAGTGAATACAGCCACGCCTGTCATGACAACAGTTAAATCGGGAACTACGCCTACAAGTTTTATGCCTGCAAAACCTCTCTCTGAGAGTGCAAGCGCAGTCTCGGTGACAGAAGTGCCAGCACTGTGGATCCTTAACGCACCAGCGGTACCTCAGCACGTGCCCACAGCAGCCACACAGACACCAGTGACCCCTGTCACACGGAGGAACATCCAGTCAGCCACGTTACCACCCGACAGTCGTACTGTTCAGAGCCCCACCATGCCAATCCAACCTTCCAGCACCACAAGCGCACGACCTGCCAGAGTCTGTGCAGCGTCTGGGTCAGAACCGGCTCAGCAAACCAAAGCCACCACCGCAACGGCAGGTGAAAACTCACACCTGAAAACGGAACAGAGGGTTATCCAAGAAAACCACGCAGCCCAGCCTAGAGTCCCAGCCAGAACCGAGTCAAGTGCTCCTGCTGCAAACACAGACATCACTCCTCACAGCGCTCAGCATCCCACCCCACTGCCAGCCCCAACAGCAGCTGTGCCGCCTGCACATACTGCGAGAACCACCTCGCCTCTGGGGGCGGGAATCAAATTCTGGCAGAAGCCCTTTGCTGAAGTCACAGAGAGAGGCAACACATTAACTGTCAATACACTGACCATACTGAAGTCATCACAGATTGCGACTCCGCGTGCTCCTCTGTGGGGAAGGGACAAGGACAGTTCTGTCAAAGGCTGGTCTGAAAAGAGACAAGGTCAAGAAACTATCACCACCAATCCTGTAGCCTTGGAGTCTTTAAGTAGAAATCATTTTGCAAAGCCCAGAATAATTGGAGGAAAATTAGCTGCTTTTACCGTGCTAGCTAATTCAGAAGCTTTTATTCCTTGTGAAGCTACTGGTAACCCTCGTCCAACAATACAGTGGACCAAGATATTGTCAG GGACCGACGCTCTAGGAGGCCGAGGTGACAGCAGATGGATGGTGTTTGCCAACGGCACGCTCTCCATCGCCCGGGCGAGCCTGGAGGACCGTGGGCAGTACCTGTGCACCGCGGCCAACCCGCATGGCACAGCACGGCTCCTGGTCACCTTGTCGGTAGTGGCCTACCCGCCCCGCATCACTGGTGGAAGGTGGCAGCTCCTCACCGCTCACTCCGGAAAGCCCGTGGCAGTGAAGTGCAAAGCTGAGGGCAGGCCTCCTCCCACCATGTCGTGGGTTCtagcaaataaaacacacatCTCCGACTCTTCCGCAGGAAATGACAAAGTTCACGTGGAACCAGATGGCACTCTAATTATCAAGGAAGTCACCGTTTATGACAGGGGCCTCTACACGTGCATGGCTAAAAACCCAGCGGGCACTGACATGCTGGTTGTAAAACTGCAGGTCATTGCGGCACCTCCCACTATTCTGGAAGAGAAGAGGCAACATGTTGAAGGAATGATGGGGGAAAACCTGAAGCTCCCTTGCACCGTGAAAGGGAATCCTCAGCCCACTGTCCACTGGGTCCTCTTTGATGGCACAGTGGTGAAACCTCTGCAGTTTGTAAACGCAAAGCTGTTCCTGTTCTCCAACGGTACCCTCCACCTCAGCAACATCGCCCCTGCTGACAGCGGGAATTACGAGTGCATAGCCACAAGCTCGACTGGCTCGGAAAGGAGGGTGGTGAGCCTCGTGGTGGAACACAGAGATACGCTTCCAAAAATAGCTACCGCCTCTCAAGAAATGACTCAGTTGAATTTTGGGGATAAGTTGCTTCTGAACTGCACAGCGACTGGGGAGCCAAAGCCCAGGATCATCTGGAGGTTACCCTCCAAGGCAGTTGTTGACCAGTGGCACAG AATGGGAAGTCGAATCCATGTCTACCCTAATGGATCCTTGGTTATTGAGGCAGTTACTGAAAAGGATGCAGGTGACTATTTGTGTGTTGCAAGAAACAAAATTGGAGATGATCTGATACTGATGAAAGTCAGCATCACAATGAAACCAGCCAAGATTGAccagaaacagcatttcaagAAACTGGTGCCATACGGAAAAGATTTCAGAGTGGACTGCAAGGCCTCTGGGTCACCCGCACCAGAAATATCCTGGAGCTTGCCAGATGGTACGGTGATCAATAATGCAATGCTGGCAGATGACAGTGGACACAGGTCTCGCAGATACGTCCTCTTTGACAATGGAACTCTGTATCTCAACAAAGTGGGAGTAACAGAAGGAGGAGATTATACCTGCTACGCTGAAAACACACTGGGAAGAGATGAAATGAAGATACGCATCACAGTCATCATGGCAGCCCCTCAGATAAAGCACAATTACAAGACATACGTTAAAGTGAAAGCTGGAGGTATAGCATTACTGGACTGTGAAGCTGTTGGAGAACCCAAGCCAAAAATATTCTGGTTGCTACCTTCCAGTGACATGATCTCCTCGTCAACAGCCAGACACTTCCTGCACTCCAATGGTTCTCTATCAGTCAGTCAAGTCAAACTGTTAGATGCTGGGGAGTATATGTGTGTTGCTCGTAATCCTGGAGGGGATGATACAAAATTGTATAAACTGGATGTTGTTGCTAAACCACCTATCATAAATGGTTTATATGCGAACAAAACAATCATGAAAGTGACGGCAGTGAGGcattcaaagaaacaaattgACTGTAGGGCAGAAGGGACACCTCCCCCTCAGATTATGTGGATCATGCCTGATAATATTTTCCTAACAGCTCCATATTATGGGAGCAGGATTGTAGTACACAAAAATGGGACACTTGAGATTCGGAATATAAGGCCTTCTGACACAGCAGAATTTATCTGTGTGGCACGTAATGATGGGGGAGAGAGTATGTTGGTGGTGCAGCTGGAGGTATTAGAAATGCTAAGGAGACCgatatttaaaaatccattcaatgaaaaaataacagccAGGCCTGGGAAAACCACCACCTTGAATTGTTCTGTGGATGGAAACCCTCCACCTGACATCAGCTGGATGTTGCCTAATGGCACATGGTTTTCCAGCGGCATCAAGACTTCCCAGTTTCTCACAGGAAGCAACGGTACCCTTACCATCTATAATCCTGATGGAGGCAAAGCAGGAAAGTATCGCTGTGCTGCTAGGAACAAAGTTGGCTACATTGAAAAGCTGATCATCTTGGAGGTTGGCCAGAAGCCCAATATTCTCACTCATCCAACGGGGCCAGTGAAGGGTATTAGCGGGGAGTCATTATCACTTCACTGCCTGTCTGATGGGAGTCCCAAACCAAATACAGCGTGGACTCTGCCAGGTGGCTACGTGCTGGATCGACCGCAGATCAACTGGAAATACATTCTGCTGGAAAACGGTACTTTGGTTATACGAGAAGCCACCATTCACGACAGAGGAAATTACGTGTGTAAGGCCCACAACAACGCCGGAGACTCCTCCATAACTGTTCCTGTTGTTATTGTAGCCTATCCCCCGAGGATTACGAACAGACCACCGCAGACCATACACACGATGCCTGGTGCAGCACTTCAGCTCCACTGCATAGCACTGGGAataccaaaaccagaaattacCTGGGAATTACCTGACCACTCAGTACTCCCTACAGGTCACCAAAGCCGAGCACCTGGGAGTGAACTGCTTCACCCCCCAGGGACATTAGTCATCCAGAATCCCCAACCCTCAGATTCTGGCGCGTACAAGTGCACAGCGAAGAACCATCTTGGCAGCGATTTCACAGTAACATATGTTCACGTCATTTGA